In Exiguobacterium sp. BMC-KP, one DNA window encodes the following:
- a CDS encoding globin-coupled sensor protein yields MKWFKTAKVVTFDALIEAEATHAILKVPSSLEEQLHLIDLTILDLQMVRVIYTDVAHWMPSMVDAFYEELIRIPSLRRLIEHHSTLERLKGTLSRHILQMFEGKVTMEYIEARRRIADRHVQIGLQTKWYVAAFQKVWNVLSDKIENSDWPEAERIRIMRSASKLFNLEQQIVMTMYEGQVEEERQAIELAKRQVGEGVQRSIEGLAAMSEESSANFQEIEQHAKRVSLTTDTISDRLTKAVVEAEDGVTLVEEKTHHFQDVVHDLTQTTEQVAELSRLSEEIEQIAGMVTTISDQTNLLSLNASIEAARAGEMGRGFTVVAQEVRKLAEESKQSAAETSRIAQEITQKMLVVSKRMGETESAVVQTTTEMQEIVHVFSRISEQTEVVSRQVRELSSDTSDVAGTIEGMRRIADSIAETADNLQEVAASI; encoded by the coding sequence ATGAAATGGTTTAAAACAGCAAAAGTAGTAACCTTTGATGCGTTAATTGAAGCTGAAGCTACGCATGCCATCCTGAAAGTACCGAGTTCTTTGGAAGAACAGCTTCACTTAATTGATCTAACCATCCTCGATTTACAAATGGTACGTGTTATTTATACGGATGTAGCTCATTGGATGCCTAGTATGGTCGATGCGTTCTATGAAGAGCTGATTCGGATTCCTTCTTTACGTCGTTTGATTGAGCATCATTCGACTCTCGAACGATTAAAAGGAACGCTCTCTCGACACATTCTTCAAATGTTTGAAGGAAAAGTGACGATGGAATACATAGAAGCTCGTCGTCGGATCGCAGATCGCCATGTACAGATTGGTCTACAGACTAAATGGTATGTTGCTGCTTTCCAAAAAGTATGGAATGTGCTAAGCGATAAAATTGAAAATAGTGACTGGCCAGAAGCTGAGCGTATTCGTATTATGCGTTCTGCGAGTAAACTGTTCAATCTAGAACAGCAAATCGTCATGACGATGTATGAAGGGCAAGTTGAAGAAGAGCGACAAGCAATTGAATTAGCAAAGCGTCAAGTTGGTGAGGGTGTTCAACGATCAATTGAGGGATTAGCGGCGATGAGTGAAGAATCGTCAGCGAATTTTCAAGAAATCGAGCAGCATGCGAAACGCGTCTCACTGACAACCGACACAATTTCAGATCGTTTAACAAAAGCAGTTGTGGAGGCAGAAGATGGAGTGACATTGGTCGAAGAAAAAACGCATCATTTTCAAGATGTTGTTCATGACCTGACACAGACAACCGAACAGGTCGCAGAGCTATCTCGGCTATCCGAAGAAATCGAACAAATTGCTGGGATGGTAACGACGATTTCGGACCAAACAAATTTACTGAGCTTGAACGCTTCAATTGAAGCTGCGCGCGCAGGTGAGATGGGAAGAGGATTCACGGTCGTTGCTCAGGAGGTACGAAAGTTGGCAGAAGAAAGTAAACAATCAGCAGCAGAGACATCACGTATCGCACAGGAAATCACACAAAAAATGCTGGTTGTGTCGAAACGAATGGGGGAGACAGAAAGCGCAGTCGTTCAGACGACGACTGAAATGCAAGAAATAGTCCACGTATTCTCTAGAATCTCCGAACAGACAGAAGTTGTCTCACGACAAGTACGCGAGTTATCGTCAGATACAAGTGATGTCGCCGGAACAATCGAAGGGATGCGCCGCATCGCCGATTCAATTGCCGAAACAGCAGACAATTTACAAGAAGTCGCAGCTTCGATATAA
- a CDS encoding helix-turn-helix domain-containing protein → MIKYTKAFKVQVAERYLTGRDGYRGVAIEFGIARELIREWLRLYERWGETIFDPSYTSHSLAFKLEVLNDMVINRLSNIEAAVKYRISSPGTISRWRSTYEREGTAGLVARPKGRAPMARRKKKEFEEMTEVEKLKERIEYLEMENAALKKLKALVQEENARRTRSRHK, encoded by the coding sequence GGTCGCTGAGCGTTATCTGACAGGACGAGACGGATACCGAGGTGTAGCGATAGAATTCGGGATAGCACGTGAACTGATCCGTGAGTGGTTGCGTCTCTATGAGCGTTGGGGGGAAACGATCTTCGATCCTTCCTATACAAGCCACTCGCTGGCATTTAAACTGGAGGTATTAAATGACATGGTGATTAACAGGCTGTCCAATATAGAAGCGGCCGTAAAGTACCGAATTTCCTCCCCAGGGACGATCTCGAGATGGCGATCAACGTATGAACGGGAAGGGACCGCAGGTCTGGTCGCCAGACCGAAAGGACGTGCCCCGATGGCGAGACGCAAGAAGAAGGAATTTGAAGAAATGACAGAAGTCGAGAAGCTTAAAGAGCGGATCGAGTATCTCGAGATGGAGAACGCTGCGTTAAAAAAATTGAAAGCCTTGGTTCAAGAAGAGAATGCGCGACGAACCAGATCAAGGCACAAGTAA
- a CDS encoding DUF6044 family protein: protein MRERTRILIGMLLACLYISPMVLLGEHAHVRIHDNLDSNIVWYKTLVDTNSIYASLQATVPDLLSGVVSRNAFVSEFTAIIWLYQWFSPFTAYVISQTLVRIFAFLGMYLLLRDYAKGVIPKSYTLWVAVLFSWTPFWPSGMLSTLGMPLLLWAYWNIWRGRKIKLSALILILVPFYSSFVLGIIFFLATLALYHVMKEIRERSFHSRFWIAYCFQVLLYLLIEYRLVFSMLWEEEPTSRNDFETGNNGFWSSIRLFFKNLMFGHTHDRAVQSPIILLTLLIVGFLVFRQKDHAAKRIRTLMWFVFGLSLWYAFWFYEGWNPLKQQVSLIRTFNFSRFHFLQPMLWYALFYLMLDWLWRTAKLKWVICLLIAQTFVLLAWNPEFLYRHHPSYEAFYATSQFSDIKRFIDQPTKDYQVASIGMHPAIAQYNGMQTVDGYVNFYPLWYKASFRKVIAEELNKSDLLQRYFDTWGNRVYLFSSELGKEYEYTKKHQVPIQHLSINTAQLKQIGATYLLSAVPIKNAAAIGLQYERTFEDQHSAWKIRLYRIQATTESTK, encoded by the coding sequence ATGAGAGAAAGAACTCGCATTTTAATAGGGATGTTGCTAGCATGTCTCTACATTTCCCCGATGGTCTTACTTGGGGAACATGCTCATGTTCGTATTCATGATAATTTAGATTCGAATATCGTTTGGTACAAAACATTGGTCGATACGAATAGTATTTATGCAAGCCTTCAAGCGACTGTTCCTGACTTATTAAGTGGGGTTGTCTCAAGAAATGCCTTTGTCAGCGAATTTACGGCTATCATTTGGCTGTATCAATGGTTCTCGCCGTTTACGGCATATGTAATCAGTCAAACACTGGTCCGAATCTTTGCTTTTTTAGGAATGTACCTATTGTTACGTGATTATGCGAAAGGTGTTATTCCTAAATCATATACTTTATGGGTGGCGGTTTTATTTTCTTGGACTCCATTCTGGCCATCAGGCATGCTCAGTACGCTTGGGATGCCGCTCTTATTGTGGGCGTACTGGAATATCTGGCGTGGCCGAAAGATAAAGTTGAGTGCGTTAATACTAATTTTGGTTCCATTCTATTCTAGCTTTGTGTTAGGAATCATTTTCTTTTTAGCAACGCTTGCCCTCTACCATGTGATGAAGGAAATCCGCGAACGTAGTTTTCATAGTCGATTTTGGATCGCATATTGTTTTCAAGTCTTATTATATTTACTAATTGAATATCGATTGGTCTTCTCGATGTTGTGGGAGGAAGAACCTACCAGTCGAAATGACTTCGAGACGGGAAACAACGGCTTTTGGTCCAGTATCCGTTTGTTTTTTAAAAATTTGATGTTCGGTCATACACATGATCGGGCGGTTCAGTCGCCCATTATCCTACTAACACTCTTGATTGTCGGATTTTTAGTATTCCGTCAAAAAGATCATGCAGCAAAGCGAATTCGAACTTTAATGTGGTTTGTTTTTGGTTTATCACTTTGGTATGCATTTTGGTTCTATGAGGGATGGAACCCGTTAAAGCAACAGGTCTCTCTCATCAGAACTTTCAATTTCTCCCGATTCCACTTTCTTCAACCGATGTTGTGGTATGCATTGTTTTACTTGATGCTCGATTGGTTATGGAGAACAGCTAAACTAAAATGGGTGATTTGCCTGCTAATAGCCCAAACCTTTGTCTTGCTCGCATGGAATCCCGAGTTCCTTTATCGTCATCATCCATCCTATGAGGCATTTTATGCGACTTCTCAGTTCTCTGACATCAAACGGTTTATTGACCAACCTACAAAAGATTACCAGGTTGCCTCTATCGGAATGCACCCTGCGATCGCTCAGTACAATGGGATGCAGACTGTGGATGGCTATGTGAACTTTTATCCGCTATGGTATAAAGCTTCCTTCCGAAAGGTGATTGCTGAAGAACTAAATAAAAGTGATCTATTGCAACGTTATTTTGATACGTGGGGAAATCGAGTTTATTTGTTTTCTTCCGAGCTCGGTAAAGAATACGAATACACGAAGAAACACCAAGTTCCAATTCAACATTTGTCCATCAATACAGCACAGTTGAAGCAGATAGGTGCAACATATCTCTTATCTGCTGTACCAATCAAAAATGCTGCAGCGATTGGATTGCAGTACGAAAGAACGTTCGAAGATCAGCATTCCGCTTGGAAGATTCGGTTGTACCGTATTCAAGCTACTACAGAGAGCACGAAGTAA
- a CDS encoding IS3 family transposase, producing MRSVYPVPGLLRVLGMARSVYYYWRTRLTGEDKYAKVKTAIHTLFHEHKGRCGYRRIHALLERQGFRQDRRPYAV from the coding sequence TTGCGGTCAGTCTATCCCGTTCCGGGACTCCTTCGCGTGCTCGGTATGGCACGAAGCGTCTATTACTATTGGCGGACGCGCCTGACGGGTGAGGACAAGTATGCGAAGGTGAAGACAGCTATCCATACCCTCTTCCACGAACACAAGGGACGATGTGGCTATCGTCGCATCCACGCACTTCTCGAACGCCAAGGCTTCCGGCAAGACCGAAGACCGTACGCCGTCTAA
- a CDS encoding IS3 family transposase, translated as MWLSSHPRTSRTPRLPARPKTVRRLMNELGLKCLVRMKRYRSYKGRVGKVAPNLLQRDFKATGLNQKWVTDVTEFHLFGEKLYLSPMMDLGNREIIAYTLSDRPTYQFVGEMLDQAIGKLDGKARPILHSDQGWHYQYRAFVGTLHEHGITQSMSRKGNCLDNAAIESFFAVLKSELLYLKEFDDMDHFKCELERYIEYYNHRRIKGRLKNLSPVEYRTQVLKVA; from the coding sequence ATGTGGCTATCGTCGCATCCACGCACTTCTCGAACGCCAAGGCTTCCGGCAAGACCGAAGACCGTACGCCGTCTAATGAATGAGCTCGGTCTCAAATGTCTCGTCCGTATGAAGCGATACCGCTCCTATAAAGGACGGGTCGGAAAGGTCGCACCGAATCTTCTCCAACGTGACTTCAAGGCCACCGGCCTGAACCAGAAATGGGTGACTGACGTCACTGAGTTTCACCTGTTCGGGGAGAAGCTCTACCTCTCGCCGATGATGGACTTGGGAAACCGTGAGATCATTGCTTATACCCTATCGGACCGCCCTACCTATCAATTCGTTGGTGAAATGTTGGATCAGGCAATCGGGAAGCTCGACGGGAAAGCCCGACCGATTCTGCATTCCGACCAAGGGTGGCATTATCAATATCGAGCGTTCGTCGGTACGCTTCACGAGCACGGCATTACGCAAAGCATGTCCCGTAAGGGCAACTGCCTCGACAACGCAGCCATCGAAAGCTTCTTCGCTGTGCTCAAGTCAGAGCTCCTGTATCTCAAGGAGTTCGATGACATGGACCACTTCAAATGTGAGCTCGAGCGTTACATCGAGTACTATAACCATCGTCGTATCAAGGGACGACTAAAAAACCTGAGCCCAGTGGAATACCGGACTCAGGTCCTCAAGGTCGCCTGA
- a CDS encoding MDR family MFS transporter — protein MNKIYWNSNVKVRLVGEGLFNLLFWMYFPFLTVYFGQKLGLQTAGLIMVLPPLLSIIGSLIGGGVADTLGRRPVMLIGTFLQMSMFILFAVSSSPWIDYVAFIGIGIGAAFYRPASSAMVADTVPKDELRQVYATFMTVNNIGAVLGPIIGAVFFFQYRQLLLWTCATVLFLYFITIYFIVSETLPDRSKPKDVTIPLKSAFQSKWSGYRFILKDRIFLIYVIAGICSLFPVMQLDLYLPVYVIENVPTQPLVPYLMDSFQLTSQSIFGWLVGFNGLLFVILILPVTNRLKHWSEKRLFVMSTLLAGGGTFLVGWNNNIWFLFGCTLIFTLGEIMRTPVTQSFIGHYAPEEARGQYLAADSLQNTLGKSLAPLAIYASGWIAPLGIFTIILLFAIIGACLYLQLFRLYSSA, from the coding sequence ATGAACAAAATTTATTGGAATTCGAATGTGAAAGTCAGACTGGTAGGAGAAGGATTATTTAATTTATTATTTTGGATGTACTTTCCTTTTTTGACGGTCTACTTTGGTCAAAAACTTGGCTTACAGACTGCTGGACTAATAATGGTACTACCGCCCTTACTAAGTATCATCGGAAGTTTAATAGGAGGAGGTGTTGCGGATACGTTAGGGAGGCGTCCTGTCATGCTGATCGGAACATTTTTGCAAATGAGTATGTTCATTCTATTTGCCGTCTCCTCCTCTCCTTGGATCGATTATGTTGCATTTATCGGAATTGGGATAGGGGCAGCATTTTATCGGCCCGCAAGTTCAGCGATGGTAGCGGACACGGTACCAAAGGATGAATTGCGACAGGTGTACGCGACATTTATGACTGTGAACAATATAGGTGCCGTTTTAGGACCTATTATCGGGGCAGTCTTTTTTTTTCAATATCGTCAACTGTTGTTATGGACCTGTGCAACGGTTCTGTTCCTTTACTTCATCACGATCTATTTTATCGTCAGTGAAACCTTACCTGATCGTTCCAAGCCAAAAGATGTCACAATCCCACTTAAATCTGCCTTTCAATCTAAATGGTCTGGTTATCGATTTATTCTCAAAGATCGTATTTTTCTGATATACGTGATTGCGGGAATTTGTTCGCTCTTCCCAGTGATGCAACTCGATCTCTACTTACCAGTCTATGTGATAGAGAATGTACCTACACAACCTCTTGTACCATACCTGATGGATTCATTTCAGCTCACGAGCCAATCCATTTTTGGGTGGTTGGTAGGCTTTAATGGTCTTTTGTTTGTCATCTTGATTCTTCCCGTAACGAATCGACTCAAACATTGGTCAGAAAAACGTCTCTTTGTCATGTCGACGCTACTTGCAGGAGGAGGTACGTTTTTAGTCGGATGGAATAACAACATCTGGTTTCTGTTTGGCTGTACGCTCATCTTCACGTTAGGTGAGATCATGCGTACACCTGTCACACAAAGTTTCATCGGTCATTATGCTCCTGAAGAGGCAAGAGGTCAGTATCTAGCTGCTGATAGTCTTCAAAACACACTTGGTAAGTCGCTGGCTCCTCTCGCCATCTACGCATCAGGATGGATTGCACCTCTCGGTATCTTCACTATCATTCTCCTTTTCGCTATCATTGGTGCATGTCTATATCTGCAATTATTTAGACTGTATTCTTCCGCCTGA
- a CDS encoding GtrA family protein, which produces MMTFLRFLLVGILNTLVGLTLTLFCFHVLHTGYWGATAIGNACGVWISYMLNRRFTFRQEAGGLSYWIRFLIVVSISYLIAYRFSLWGVHYLLPNLQETGAILIGMVIYTGLNYLGQSYWVFRKS; this is translated from the coding sequence ATGATGACCTTCCTTCGTTTCTTATTAGTAGGAATCCTCAATACGTTGGTTGGTCTGACGTTGACATTGTTTTGTTTTCATGTCTTGCATACTGGTTATTGGGGAGCGACGGCCATTGGGAATGCATGTGGTGTTTGGATCAGCTACATGCTCAATCGCCGTTTCACCTTTCGCCAAGAGGCAGGAGGGTTGTCCTATTGGATCCGTTTTTTAATCGTCGTTTCCATCAGCTACCTCATTGCCTATCGTTTTAGTCTATGGGGAGTCCATTACCTTTTACCAAATCTACAAGAGACTGGCGCAATTCTAATCGGGATGGTCATCTATACGGGATTAAATTATCTTGGTCAGTCTTATTGGGTATTTCGCAAATCGTAA
- a CDS encoding RrF2 family transcriptional regulator: MRINVSTDYAIRTLLFAGTHPSRLVTVKEVAEAQRISENHLMKIVWILSKLDLLRTVRGRGGGFKLAKPATQIKVSEVVLQFEKMTHSTDAERSYIGGYAIPYVMDKAYSLFIDSLHSTTLNDLLIIESQKNNKNDVYEKSRSRT, translated from the coding sequence ATGAGAATAAACGTATCGACCGATTATGCCATCCGTACACTGTTGTTTGCTGGGACACACCCTTCACGATTAGTGACAGTGAAAGAAGTAGCAGAGGCTCAACGCATCTCGGAAAATCATCTAATGAAAATTGTTTGGATCTTGAGTAAGCTAGACCTTCTTCGCACTGTTCGTGGAAGGGGAGGTGGATTTAAGTTAGCAAAACCAGCTACTCAAATTAAAGTGAGCGAAGTCGTTTTACAATTTGAAAAGATGACGCATTCCACAGATGCAGAACGTAGCTATATAGGTGGATATGCCATCCCTTACGTGATGGATAAAGCCTATTCCTTATTCATTGACTCCCTCCATTCCACTACATTGAATGATTTATTGATAATTGAGTCGCAAAAGAACAATAAAAATGATGTGTATGAGAAATCTAGGTCACGGACTTAA
- a CDS encoding glycosyltransferase family 2 protein, whose translation MTMTKTPTLGVIIPCYNETEVLRLTVRTMHRFLTEWRERHLISEDSFVLFVDDGSKDDTWSQIEDVHAQDGRFRGLKLAHNVGHQNALFAGLVEGHTHADCVVSMDADLQDDVKVIEQFLGEFAKGNDIVYGVREDRQTDSWFKRSTAQGFYRFIDWLGVETIFNHADYRLMSKRAVETLCAHPERNLFLRGMVPSLGFQTTEVTYTRQARQAGESKYPLRKMMALAWDGVTSFSVRPIKLLFLVSLFMLFVSVGFVGYALYRRYEGEAMDGWTSLMMSIWFIGGLQLLGIGLIGEYIGKIYQEVKRRPRYVVEKKRE comes from the coding sequence ATGACAATGACGAAGACACCTACGCTAGGTGTAATAATTCCATGCTATAACGAGACGGAAGTATTACGCTTGACGGTCCGTACGATGCACCGTTTTTTAACAGAGTGGCGAGAAAGACACCTCATTTCTGAGGACTCCTTTGTCTTATTCGTAGATGATGGAAGTAAAGATGATACCTGGTCTCAAATCGAAGATGTCCATGCACAGGATGGTCGGTTTAGAGGATTAAAATTAGCTCACAACGTTGGACATCAAAATGCTTTGTTCGCGGGTCTTGTCGAAGGACACACACATGCAGATTGTGTTGTGTCGATGGATGCAGACCTTCAAGATGACGTAAAAGTAATCGAGCAGTTCTTGGGTGAATTTGCGAAAGGGAATGATATAGTCTATGGCGTACGAGAAGATCGTCAGACCGATAGTTGGTTTAAACGGTCCACTGCTCAAGGTTTTTATCGCTTCATTGACTGGCTAGGTGTAGAAACCATTTTCAATCATGCAGACTATCGTCTCATGAGCAAACGAGCCGTCGAAACGCTTTGTGCACATCCGGAACGTAATCTCTTTTTGCGAGGAATGGTGCCTTCCCTTGGTTTCCAAACAACAGAAGTGACCTACACACGTCAAGCACGTCAAGCAGGGGAATCGAAATACCCATTACGGAAGATGATGGCTCTTGCATGGGACGGGGTAACCTCATTTAGTGTCCGCCCGATTAAGCTGTTATTTTTAGTCTCACTGTTTATGCTCTTCGTCTCGGTCGGATTTGTTGGGTATGCCCTTTATCGCAGATATGAAGGAGAGGCAATGGATGGATGGACGTCATTAATGATGTCCATCTGGTTCATCGGGGGACTTCAGTTACTCGGGATCGGACTGATAGGTGAATATATCGGTAAAATCTATCAGGAAGTCAAGCGGCGTCCTCGTTATGTCGTCGAGAAAAAACGAGAATGA